DNA from Brachionichthys hirsutus isolate HB-005 chromosome 3, CSIRO-AGI_Bhir_v1, whole genome shotgun sequence:
TGCAAGGAGTGTGGGAAGACGTTTAGCCGCCGGGAGACGTTCAACCTCCACCGCCACGTTCACGCGCACGAGGACGAGCTCACGCCGCTGACCTGTAAAGACTGCGGCCTGACCTTCCAGCACCGCCGAAGCCTCGCCAAACACAGAAGACGTgaacacgaggaggaggaggagccggaggagcaggaggagcaactTCTTACTCCCAAAAAGGAAACAATGGAAGGAGGTCGTTTCCGATGTGCGGCGTGCGCGAGTCTCTTCTCCACGGTCCGTGAGCTGAGGGGCCACAGCTGCAGCGGGGCCGCAGAAAAGCCTTTCCGCTGCCCCCTGTGCCGCCAGGAGTTCCAGTTCAAGGTGTCCGTCACGAAGCACGTGAGGAGCCACTCCCAGGAGAGCGTGTTCACCTGTCAGGAGTGCAGCCGGGCGTTCCCAAACCGCGCGGCCCTGCGCCGCCATCAAAGATGTCACTCCGCCCTGAAGCCCTACGAGTGTCCGGAGTGCGGGGTGGCGTTCAAACATTACTCCGTCATGGAAGACCATCGGCGCCGGCACGCGGACGGGTCGCGCTCTCACCTGTGCAACGTCTGCGGTAAAACGTTCAAGTACAGCAGCCTCCTTCATCAGCACCAGTACCTGCACGCGGGCCAGAAGCCCTTCCGCTGCCCCGACTGCGGCAAGAGCTTTGCTTTCGCTCGGAACGTGAAGGCGCACTGCCGGCAGCACAGGCTGCGCGGCCTCAGCGCCTCCGCCGAGCGGCCCGGCAAACAGGCCCCTCCCCCGGAGGAGGCCGCCGGGCGGGCGATAGAAGAACGCGCGCCCCAGAGCGAGGAACCGAAACGCACGTTCTCCTGTCCCATTTGTCCACAGACCTTCCCGGCACCGGCTCCCCTTAGAGCTCATATGCTCGTTCACGAGGCGGAGTTTGGGATGCTTGAGAGGATGTCCAATAAGCAGTGGGAAAAGGGACACACCTGCCCCCACTGCCCGTGTGTTTATCGCGATGAATCCAGTCTGAAGTTACACGTGTTGAGTTTCCACAAGTCCGTAGCGCAGTATCTAGAAAAGGCGGCTCCGTTAAACGGGGAAGACGCGCCGGGGAAACCGAAGAGTGTTAAAACGTACAAATGCTCCGAGTGTGGCAAAGCGTTCCGCCACCGTTCGGTGTTGGAGCTGCACACGCGCAAACATTCCAAGGACAAGCCGTACCAGTGCAAAGTGTGCAGCAAGAGCTTCCGGTTCGGCAGCTACTTGCAGCAACATCTCATCATTCACACGGGCAAGAAGCCGTACAAGTGTCCCGAGTGCGGGAAGGACTTTGCCTTCCTGCAGAACATGAGGACTCACCAGAAGCTGCACCAGGAGAAACCGTTCCGCTGCACCAGCTGCCGCAAAGGCTACAGCGACGAGTCCCAGCTGCGGCGCCACGTGTTGTCTCACAACGGCGACAAGCCCCACAAGTGTGACCTCTGCGACAAGAGCTTCGGCTTGGCCTACCTGCTCCGGGATCACATGAACACGCACACGGGGGAGAGACCTCACCACTGCCACGAGTGCGACAAAGCCTTCTCCTGGTTCAGCAGCTTGCTCGTGCATCAGAAGATTCACGCTCGGACGCGCCAGGGCTTCGTCCGGTGTAACTCGCCCCCGGGGGGCGCCAAGGCGAGGGGCAGGGGCAGTCGGGGGAAGAGAGGCGGGAAGCTCGTTTGGGGCTCGCCTCGGCCGTCGGGAGACTCCGGGGTGGTCGGCTCGCAACCGTCGACGCGTCCAGTTTCTGCTCCGGTCGATGCTGAGACGCACCGAAGGGCGGTCCGGCCCTCGTCTCGCCGGGATTTCCCGGCAAGGCATCCGGTGCAGTGGAAGGTGGACGGTGGAGAGATCATGCCCGTCCCATTCTCACAACGGGGACACGCGGGTCGGCGCCAGGCCGACATCGACGGCCCTCCTCGGCCGGGCCTGCAGCGGCGTCTGAGGAACCCGGGCCGGGCAGACGCGGCTTCGGTATCTCGGTCGGGCCCCGCGGCCGTTCAGAGTGCGGAGTCCTCCCGCCTGAAAGAGAACGCGTCTGTTGTCATCTCCATCCGAGCAGCTCCGCCCCAAAAATCCGGCCCGTCGGCCGTGGGTGAGCAGGAGCAGCCCCGACAGCCCAAGCCCGCCGCGTGGAGCGGCGTTCCCACATCCGTGGCGCTCGCTTCCACGAGCGCGTCGCGTCACGAGTTCTCTGTTCCAGGCTACTTGGACGGGGCGGCTCTGTGGAGCGTCAGGCCGGCTCCACCGGCAAATTCACGGGGCTCTCCGAAGACGCTCAGCCAAGCGCTCCAGTTGCAGAGGTGGCCGGGGATCTCGATATCGACGCCGAAAGAGGCCCCCACGCCTGCTCAGAAAGCGGACGCGAGCAATCCTCAAGTTGCGCCGCTGACCGTTAACCTGCCGGAGAAGCCGTGGAACGGCTGCGACGTGCAGAAGCAGTGGGCGTCGGGCTTACTGGCCGCATCCGCCTCGGCTCTGATGGACCAAAGCGGCGCTAAGCCAACTTCAGCTCCCGCTTCTCACGGCGCAGGCAGCGCACTGTGGGATAAACAAACGCCACCAGGAATCCCAAAGACTGTAAACTCTCCTGAGAAATTAGCAAATAATCCAGAATTTCAGCCGCAACAAAAGCCGGCGTCGTCTGGCTGGACCGACGTGCAGAGTCAGAAGGTTCCCATCTCCGTTCAGTACGAGCCTCCACGCTTCAGCCAGGGGGTGGGAACGCCGGTATGGGGCTTCCAAAACGCCGCTGTGCGCCCTCGAGCGCTGCTCACTGGGCAACTCAAGCCAGGGAATGGCCAGGAGTTGCAACGACCAATGATGGCAGGCACTCAAATAATCATAAACCAGCCGTCACCTTTCTTCTCACCTCCACtggctcctctccctcccctcggTTTGCCGGGCCCCCACCCTCTTCACGCCGTCCCAGTTGGCGCGCTCTcaagacctcctcctcctcaccctaaTATTTTTTTCGCACCGCAGGGGGTCTTGAGCGAGCGGGCACACCTGCCGCAGACGCTGCCCCTACCTCACCTTTCCCCAAGGACAGAGTCTCACCTCCTGTGCATGATATGTGGACGCACTCTTCCGCGGGAGCTGGATTTACAAATGCACTACCTGCAACACGCACAAGGAGAGATTTGACGGATCGAGACTAGTAGCAagactattttgtttttatgtgtttcacCCTCAGTTGTGCAGCGTGAGCAGCAGACCGGATGGGCATTAGAAAGGAGAAGATTTAAGTTAAGTTGAGTCTGCGTTGGTTTTGTGATGGAGTCAAAGCATCACTTTCACATCATTCTGAGTCGATTTCAGTTACTGAAATACTTGATTAAGCAGCTTCTGAGGTTCTGCAGTCTCCATTTATTGCCAATGACCTTCTAGATTTGGATAATTAGTACTTTTATAGTTCTGTTTATACGTCTTGAACCATTGAACTGTGTTTCTTCATGTACTGTGTGCCTTTTTATGAGTACAGTCCATAAGTCTGCCGTCTCGATATATTCTAGGCCTAGTTTGTGCTTGAGGTCGATTCAACAAGGTGACCTCAATCCCAAAACAAAGAGCAACTGTTTCCAAGATACTGTTAAGAAATGCACGTTTTGtattggatgggggggggggggggggggaccgtgCTCCCAGACATCGTACATCAGAAGATTAACTCCATGCACTATAGCTCTGttaaaagtgtttattttttatcacaGAGATATTGGCTGGATCCAAATAtctaaaagcaaacaaactctGCATCGTAATAATTttatcaaagcaaaaatatcGATGAACCAAATGTCTCCACTACATGTTGAAGCAGCAAGAGTTCTGTGTAAATTGGACTATTGCGTGTTTGTCACAGAGAAAAACGTCAAACGTTGAACTTCTTAATAACTGAAGCTTCCATttatgtgatgtttttgtttttgcaataaTAGTAAAGATATGAGACTGATTAGCCACAATGGCTGTGTTGTTTCCGTCAGTCCAGTGAATACATGTTTCCGCACTGTCATGTTTTATAATGAGGTTTTACACTGATTTTGAAAGGCAGTCCTGTAAAATGTATGTATATCCCATAACAGGAAGACTATTTCAGATTGGAATGTTCccttatttttaaaatgtcacttttgAGTGTAATTCAGTGTATATATTTGTGAAAACTGGGTTCATTTCATAACCACAAGCTAATTGAATACAAAATTCTATCTATTCTCTTTATATCAGGTGAATTTCATCACCCAAAATATTTAAGTGACTGAAAATCTGCGTTACTGCTGTATAATAAATACGGTCCGTTTGTCACAAGAATAAGTCCCGtgtgcattttaacatttcagCTTCTTGATATTCAAAAACATTTGCCCTTCTACCTCTATCCACTGTTTCAGCATGGAAAAAATGATTTCACAGGATGTCTACATAATGGGTCTAATTAAACTTGCCTTTGATTATCACATGTTTCAGTGTAATTGTTGGATAAACCTAATTCTGGGTTTTTAATTTGTGGGATTAAAGGTAaaaaacaactagaaaagcactcagagagcaccgACCTCAGCCGAGCAGCTCGTAACTGGATTAACACCGTCCACaaggcgatctggatcatcatcaaaaggttataagttgttcttggtatttgttagaatgatttatttatacaccaaccatgaaaagtagaagtgaaTCGAGGTCATCAGCTAGTGGGCGTTCCTGTTCTGCGTGAACCAATGAGGTGCTTTCTTGTCCCATCGTCACAGAAACGCGCCGCCGCTGCAGTGAGGCCCTTCTCAGCCGCGGCGCACAGACGGCGTCGTCGTGTGCGACATCGCTGCTGTAGAATTCGCCGTCATATGTTAAAACTTTAAACCAAATACCGTCTCATTATGTCGGAACGGATTAGATCagctttctgtttttattgcGGCGCGACGCGGAGTGActctgctttaaaaaataaataaagcaagacgGTGTCGAACGAGCATTAGCTTGCAGCCACCTAGCATTAGCGGGCACTAGCTCGCAGCCACCTAGCATTAGCGAGCACTAGCTCGCAGCCACCTAGCATTAGCGAGCACTAGCTCGCAGCCACCTAGCATTAGCGAGCACTAGCTCGCAACCACCTAGCATGAGCAAACAGAGCCACGCCAGGATGGacgaagctgctgctgctgcgggaaTTAAAGAGGATGGAGCTGGTACGAGCCTTAATGATGAAGACGAAGAGTCCGAGGTCGACGTCGTGTCGTCGGCTGTACTTAATCATGGTGGTAAGTAACCAGCTGCCATCTTTTAGCAGTTCAAACGCAAACTCTTTACGTCACCATTATGTTCGGGGAACTTTCAAAGTTAACTTGGACTAGCGACATTTAATTAACGCGGTGAAATAACGACAGTTTTACGACAAATGAATTTAGCTAATAATTAGAATACTTGATTTTTAAACCACTAAACATCAGTCAAAATTGCTCTCAAATGTCCAATTTCTCTTGGTGAAACTAGAGGAGACAGGCTTCAGCTTCTCCCTGTTAGCATGCTGCCAGCCAGAGGGCCTGTTAAAAAGTTTTAATTAATATGCTTAAAATTTAGGTACAGATGTGATTGAACTATTTATACTATTTACAGAGGTGGTTAATGATGCATATGGACACATTCTATCACTGACATGCAGGCGAATGTGTCCTGAACTGAAATGAAGGACTGTCCAGCAAGAACAATACTGTGTTGCAGTAGTTGCTATGGTTATACCACTGTATTAAATTGTAATCATAATCATGCCATGAACGAACATGTGCTCATGGCTACGCCGCAGCAAGAGCCACTGACGCAGTTCTTCTTGAGATTGTTCTCCACAGGCTCTTAAGAAACTGTTTCTTAGTtcagagaaaaaaagcaatttagcAAAATATATTTCCTTGTCAAGTCTGCAATAGTTTCCATTAGACTGTGCCTTCGTTTATGAAAAATGGCGTCGCTGTATCAGCGACTCCATTTCTCAGCTTCATTTATCCTGGTTTTTGTTAGTGGTTGGGTGTTTCATCTGAtttgatttacatttaaagtgataaacTGTGTAATCTTTTCTAACAGGAAGATGTGCATGCTTATTTTCAGTTATAAATCATGTGCATCCATATTGTGATGTCAGAACTGATGTACTTGATCTGACAACCCAAGGTATGTTAATCCTCGGTATAAATGGAGGCTAAATGTTCTTTCTGGATTTACCattcatcagctgttgataatAGGAGATTTAGTGAGCCTGCGATTGTCAGACCGGGTCGTCCACCAACCAAAAGCGCCTTGAAGCATAATGCAACTTCAAAATCTGAAGCGACACACAATTCTCAGACTCACCGAGTAAAAGGCAGTCTGTTGGAAAGAGTCATCCAACATTTAGTTAGACGATGGTCTTATTTGATGTGACTGTGCAGGTGGCATCAGTTTGCTTGTAATGGCTAACTTTTCCTTCTTTTGCAACCCCGTGGTGCGAGACCCCCATCGGACCCCAAACCAGCAGATTTTGCAGCCGAATAATTAAATGCTTGAAATTCAAAGGTCATTTTGGTCGCGTTAGCTCCTCTGTAATGAAATTGTCTTTTGTGGGTACCGTTGTATTATCCAAATCCATATTTTTGTGAATATGGTGTAAGCGCAGTCCAGTTCTGCAATAAAGACGTGTTGTGCAGTTTTGtaatttgaggttttttttatttttttttagctctttgGTTTTGACCTTCCATTTCCCCCTTTCTATTTCTAGGGGTTGGGGTTTTCCGCTGTCAGGATTGTGGAGAGGACTTCAGAGAAGAGAGCGCTTACTTGGAGCATCGCCGTCAGCACCTTCAGGAGGGCGAGTGTTCAGAGGGCCGGTTGGAACAATTAAATCATGGAGACGTGGACAATGAAGCCACTAACTTCTGTACTTTATGTTCAGTCTTATTTGTTGACGCAAATGATTTCCAGTCGCACATGAAGAGCCATAGTCCAAACTCCCAAGACAAGCCCCAGGACGACTCGAATTCTGGGGTAACAAAGCGGCAAACCTACGAATGTCCAGAATGTGGAAAATGTTACGGATTGTTGGGACACTTTGTCAACCATCAGCGTTCACACAGGTCAGCCTCCAAGTCACTATGTCATGACCTTGAACCGTTGAAAAAGAAGCCGTTTCAATGCGAATCATGTGGCAGGAATTACTCTCGTGCCTCAGCTCTTGATGCGCACCGTCGGTGTCACGAGGAAAAATTGATCAAGTCAAGAAGCAGGGGCTCGGAAGATGCAGGTCACACCGAGGAGTCGGGAGTTGAAGCCAAGCCGAGTGAAATCCAGATCAATTCCactgaaaacaatttcaagtgTTTATGTGGTAAAGCTTTCCTTACGCCGATGGGTCTTAAAACGCATCGGCGGTTTAGCGGCAACACTCAGTGTTCTCCAGAAGGGAAGGTAGAGAAGCCGAAGAAACCCAACCTGAAGTTTCAGTGCGGTGAGTGTCAGAAATCCTTCGCTGGCCACGTCGCCCTCATCAACCACCAGCGATGGCACGTTTATAAATCAAATGTTCCAAAGCCAAAGTTCCAATGTGAGCAGTGCGGCAAAGTATTTATGAGGCTGACGTTCTACTACAAGCACCAGCGCATTGTGCACAGCAATGAGACCCCGGCCAAGTCGTTTGAGCATCAATTGTGTCAGCTCCAGAAGAAGGCCTTTGAATGCAAGGATTGTGGGCTGAAGTTTTCCAGGGCTTCAGCGCTGCACTCTCACCAGCTTCATCATACAGATGTGTTCAGTGAAACGGAGAAGGAGCCCCAGTCGCACGCCCCTCTGCTACCTCAACCGAAGATCTTGGAAACTGAAACTAAAAGGGCCGAGAAGAAACAAGTGGAAGGCCGAACTCCGCCTCCTTTCGTTATATCTGAGGATGTAAATGACACTGAGGAAGACTTGGATAGTTATGAGCCTGGGGATTTTAATGTAGAGGTGATCAGCGCAAGTGAATCTGAGGACGAGAGTGATCGAGACACGAAACCCGACCTCGAACTGCTGTGCGAATCGGATCGAGAAAATGAAGACGCCCCCAGTAACGCTGGTTTTAAACCAGGAATGGATTTGAAAATTGTACAAATTGACTTTGAGCAGCCTGCATCGATAGCGCGGGAAGAAGAGAATAAAGCGACCGAGGAGAGATTTGATTGTCCAGATTGTTACCGTTGGTTTGCTAGTGCATCTTCACTGCGTGTTCACAGAGTGTGGCATGGCATTCATGAGAGAAGACGAAGGAAACAAGGTCAGTCAGTGGCAGTCTACACATGTGACATATGTTTCCACGAAGCCAGCGGTTACGAAGCACACTGTAGTCACGTCCAACAGCACCAGAATGAAAACACGAGTGTTCTTTGCCCCGCAGAGCGATCAGAAAGGGAACATTTTGCATGCAGTGAGTGTGGTAAATGCTTCTCTCAGTTATCTGCATTAGTTTCTCATCAGCTGCATCATCCCAAAAGAAAGCAATTCCAGTGCCCAGACTGCATGATGTCTTATTTGCACGCGTCTAGCTTGTTAAACCACGTGAAAAACTGCTCGATGCAAAAGAATGAGAGTGTCTCTGTTGGTAAAAAAGAGTACAATCCAAAGAAAACGCTCCTCGGCCCAAAAATCTATCATTGTGAGCACTGCGGGAAGGGTTTTTGGTCGTTGGGAGCTTTTTCTCTCCACAAGCAAAATCAGACTGCGTGTACGGATTTGAGGTTAAGAAAAGGTCTCGCAGGGTCTTTGCACACCGCTGATGGACGCTCGCGCTCCAAGGTTGCATGTCCAGTGTGTGGCAGGACATTCAGGCACAAGGGCATTATGGCATTGCACAtgagaaaacatgaaaatgggAATCATAAATGCGAACTTTGCAACAGGTCGTTCCGTCTGTTCTCCAGTCTCCTTAGACACCAGGTTGTGCACAACGATCAGCTCCTCCCACCGCCTATTAAGTCTTTTCAGCATCAGGTTGAGCAGTTGAAAAAAAACACGTACAGTTGTCCTGACTGTGGGAAGCTGTTTTCACGGGCCAAAGCACTTCAGTTTCACATGAAAAGCCATGGGTATGAAACCGGGTACTcgccatcatcaccaaaatctacTGTCGCGCTGGGGGCTCTACAATGTGCAACGTGCCGTGCACATTTTAACAGCAGGGCCTCTTTGAAGGCTCATCGAAAACTTTGCATTAAAAGAGACAAAGTAGTGAATAGTAAGACGGATGACATGGGCGATAGAACACAGGAAGGGTTTCAGGAAAAAAGGGCTACTGAAATTGACATAATGGAGGTAGATACTCAAACGGGTGGTTCTAATTTAGAAAATCTAAGGTCAAATGATCTGAAATACAAATGCAAAAAGTGTGACAAAAGCTTTGCAGTAATTGGAGCGTTGAATTTTCATAAAAGAATTCATGCAGAAGGTTACAAGTCTATGCCTCTAAGTTTTAAGAAACTCAAACAGGAAGAACCAAGTAAAGGATTATTTCACTGTTCAGAATGTGGGAGGCGATTCATGTCAAACTCTGCGCTCGGGTCCCACAAAAGATggcacaaagaaaagaaatgttcaCGGTCTGCAAGAGATGATTTGAAATGTGTTAGCCCCAAGGCAGATGGTGGACCGTTCCCTTGCCAAAAATGTGGCAAGCAATTCTTTAATGTTTGTGTTCTCCAGCGCCACCAAATGTTTAATCTTCAGTGTCAAACTAAAATGGAGCCAGAATCCGATTCAAAACTGAGTGCCGGAAAGAATTCGGAGCTTTCCGATTTGCCTCGTGGTAAAGATTCCCGTCTAGATACGAAATGTGAAAATGAGCATGATCAGCATGAAAATGATCAGGGAAGCGAGTTCATGCCACCGACACTGAAAAAGTCTGGAGATTCACCAGCTGTAAACAGTGGTACAATAACAGTGGAAGATGGCTCCGTtggaagaggaaaggaaacCGGGTCTGACGCTTCACCTCTCAAATCTGTCTCGAGCCTTGATTGTGGCGTGAAGTGCAGTCCCGGTTCCTTCCTCGGCCGTAGGGAAATATTCAAGGAGGTAAAGCTCGAGTCTGAACAGGAAAGTCACATTCCTGAGACCAGAGTTGAGTTTTCTGCACCGCTTAACCGTTTGTCGGATCATTCTGCAAAATTCCTCTTTAAGTGTGCCAAGTGTGGTAAAGCTTTCCGGACGGAAGAACAGCTGGAGAACCACAAGACTAGGGGAAAGAGCCGGCCTTATTGCTGCGCCCTGTGCTGCGAGGGACTGTGGACCGAgagtcagctgcagcagcacctcGTCTGGCACGATGAAGTCCGCTGTCGTCTCCCAAATGAGGTTCGCTACAGACTCGGCACCGCAACGACTTCGAAAACACTAAAACCCGACGACCTGTCTGACGATCTCCAAACCACGCTTGGCCCAGATAGTCTCCAATGGCAGCCTGCTGGCAAAGCCTTTCTTTCACCTACCATGTTAGCAAAAAGCACAACTCTGCCCTGTAACAATGACTCCTATCATTGCTCTATTTGCCCCCGCGCCTTCAGTGAAATCCAGGAACTCATTGATCATCACCAGGAATGTAGTGTTAACTTCAGCAAGGCAGACTGATGCCCCTGCGGCTCTCACAAAAGCAGCTTCTGGTGTCGGTAGTTGCCTTGAACAGGAAACGGCTCTTTGTGGTAAATGTTTTTTACTTGTACTAGACGTAACGTTCCCGTGGATAGTACTGCAGTAACAAACCGAAGAGGCTTGAAACGGAGGCGCTGTAGattttggatttctttttcttttttgtgttcagctacaaaaaaacattctctgACTTTTCAGTGAGCTAAATAGCAGCTTTGCctttggtttattattatttcatgtttttttttaattctatatTCTCAGGCCTTCTTGACACTGGGGTTAGGTGTATCGTTTAGAAcgacttgtttgtttgttagaatATAGCTGTTATTAGGTCTTGTGTTATTAATTTTTGGGATCACTGATATAAGTGTGATATTTCATGACTAGATATATCAAATATTGAGAAACATCTGTGCATGAACATGTATGTCCTTTTGTAAAAGGAATATATTTAAGAGGAAATGCAAACAGCAATACTCAACAAATCTATATTAGTTTTGCTGGTTTCATTTTAAATAGCCAGGAAGTCTGCTGGACGAGGTTCTGTTCGTGCAACTCCAGAGAAGATATCTGAGATTTAATAGTATTCCCGGTTTATGGAAACATGATGAGAATGTTCCATTGATTAACCATGTGACTAGAAGGATTAAGGAAGTAGTTGTATGTTAGATACATAATGTTTTGCATTAATATGTGGAAGCGCCTGTGTTCTTTCCTGTTtgatgttatttttgttgtggGAACGTTAAGTATTAAGTTCAAATAGAGGATACGTTCATGTAAGATGGGTAGTTtcagcagggttttttttttttttgatgtatTGATTTAAACATGCTGTTACTAAAACTGAGACTAATACTCAAAGTTGAAAATAAATTGACGTTGCGTAAATTATCGGGTCGTGTGGTTAATTTAGTCTCAGTTTAGTTGCTCTTCGGTCTTTGTTAATTTATCCATTTCCTCACTTGCTGATTGATTTTAATGGTATTCTAGTGAAAAATTAAGGTTGATACTAGATTTCTTGAGTCCATAACACATTGTGGAGACCTTTTTGTTTTATGAATTATGAATCAGTACGGAATACCGGTCTTTATCTTGGAAGAATCCATCTGTTTCAAGCAAAGCGCGTACCAGATATGGAGCTATGTGATAAGTGAGCCACCAGAATAGTTTGATAGTGTTCAACTTTCACTCGATTGAAAAGGAACAAATGCATTAAACATTGAATTAATAATATTTCTAGTTTCTAATTGTGTCGGTGAACAATGAAAAAACCGAAACAATCCACAAAGCATCTCAGTATTGCTTCAAATACCtggtttaaaaatgaaaatgtttgtaaATCGATACCTTTAATTACTCCCCGTCAGTGAATGAAGACAAAAGCAACAACTCTCTAAGTAATGTTACATGAATCTTGAACTGGAACATAGAAAACTGTTTATTAAGCAGATAACTACAGTATTTTCATGCTCATGACATGgcgataaaataaaacagtattGAAAGTGACAATATCTTCACCGTTA
Protein-coding regions in this window:
- the LOC137915049 gene encoding zinc finger protein 709-like translates to MDEAAAAAGIKEDGAGTSLNDEDEESEVDVVSSAVLNHGVGVFRCQDCGEDFREESAYLEHRRQHLQEGECSEGRLEQLNHGDVDNEATNFCTLCSVLFVDANDFQSHMKSHSPNSQDKPQDDSNSGVTKRQTYECPECGKCYGLLGHFVNHQRSHRSASKSLCHDLEPLKKKPFQCESCGRNYSRASALDAHRRCHEEKLIKSRSRGSEDAGHTEESGVEAKPSEIQINSTENNFKCLCGKAFLTPMGLKTHRRFSGNTQCSPEGKVEKPKKPNLKFQCGECQKSFAGHVALINHQRWHVYKSNVPKPKFQCEQCGKVFMRLTFYYKHQRIVHSNETPAKSFEHQLCQLQKKAFECKDCGLKFSRASALHSHQLHHTDVFSETEKEPQSHAPLLPQPKILETETKRAEKKQVEGRTPPPFVISEDVNDTEEDLDSYEPGDFNVEVISASESEDESDRDTKPDLELLCESDRENEDAPSNAGFKPGMDLKIVQIDFEQPASIAREEENKATEERFDCPDCYRWFASASSLRVHRVWHGIHERRRRKQGQSNRFTCKECGLSFKGLGLFKTHLHQHALEEDEQMGSESGDGDDNSDVDVDGDADGCGASTLSGVTSLGSLDEKSHKGYQKRLLAHLRDHKTSRRFETTTAPRCDTCGKDCTTVRSLASHMELHKERPFWCLSCARGFANEGELDGHLQRHDSKIHKCSICHKSFSVSAHLADHYNTHAGAKPHQCTLCGKSFRLAVGLKLHKKKHAADHASNGMIVQDMNTEEPETDANLEELPAKEEHAEKRRLQKPCETAGREDQSNPDCGEQPARQFQSPTKKSGTGEPHVGRELGQSEPPEACTHGEHKHWDWECWECDMGFDQVEELHLHYVKHATGELPILQDDADGSDSAALS